From the genome of Pseudanabaena sp. BC1403, one region includes:
- a CDS encoding DUF2157 domain-containing protein: MQIEREDLDWAVDKNLIDAKVAERLWQALLTRKQHVPKFNFTNVAYYFGALIVIFGMFFFLTLAWESLGGQGIFALSCIYILIFTLAGRSLWFDRGLKIPGGLLTTIAVCMVPLAIYGFQRMMGIWPNGDPGNYGNYHMLIKASWFYMELGTIFAGLLALWWIRFPFLTLPIAYSLWYMSMDLTPLIFGQNEYAWNERCLVSFWFGIATIIIAFLIDRRIRRNQGDFAFWLYLSGLTAFWGGLTLMNAGGEWERFLYFLINLFLILLSILLRRRVFVIFGAMGVLGYLGHLSYTVFRDSLLFPIVISFVGVLIIFAGVQYQKKSTAWELWLRRVLPESLLQFLPKDT, encoded by the coding sequence ATGCAAATTGAAAGAGAAGATCTGGATTGGGCAGTTGACAAAAATTTGATCGATGCAAAGGTAGCTGAGCGACTCTGGCAGGCTTTGCTAACTAGGAAGCAGCATGTACCAAAATTTAATTTTACTAATGTTGCATACTATTTTGGCGCACTCATCGTCATTTTTGGGATGTTTTTCTTCCTGACCCTTGCATGGGAATCACTAGGTGGACAGGGTATTTTCGCCCTATCTTGCATTTATATACTAATTTTTACTCTTGCAGGAAGAAGTTTGTGGTTTGATCGCGGGCTAAAAATTCCTGGAGGTTTGCTCACAACTATTGCTGTGTGCATGGTTCCACTAGCAATTTATGGCTTCCAGCGAATGATGGGGATCTGGCCAAATGGAGATCCTGGAAACTATGGCAACTACCATATGTTGATAAAAGCTAGTTGGTTTTATATGGAGTTGGGCACGATTTTCGCTGGTCTACTAGCACTATGGTGGATTCGCTTTCCCTTTCTCACATTGCCGATCGCTTACTCGCTATGGTACATGTCAATGGATTTGACTCCGTTGATTTTTGGTCAAAATGAATATGCTTGGAATGAGCGATGTCTAGTTTCTTTCTGGTTTGGTATTGCCACTATCATAATTGCTTTTTTAATTGATCGACGCATCCGTCGCAATCAGGGTGACTTTGCCTTTTGGCTGTATTTGTCTGGATTGACAGCTTTCTGGGGCGGTTTAACATTGATGAATGCTGGTGGCGAATGGGAACGCTTCCTCTATTTCCTAATCAATCTGTTTTTGATTCTACTATCTATTTTGTTGAGAAGACGTGTATTTGTCATCTTCGGGGCTATGGGTGTTCTCGGTTATCTAGGACATCTTTCATATACAGTATTTCGTGATTCGTTACTTTTTCCCATCGTGATTTCTTTTGTTGGTGTTTTAATAATTTTTGCTGGGGTACAATACCAAAAAAAATCTACAGCATGGGAATTGTGGTTACGCCGCGTTCTTCCTGAATCATTGTTGCAATTCTTACCAAAGGATACTTGA